In the Bos taurus isolate L1 Dominette 01449 registration number 42190680 breed Hereford chromosome 21, ARS-UCD2.0, whole genome shotgun sequence genome, one interval contains:
- the LOC540321 gene encoding mast cell protease 2: protein MHHPPLPLLLLLLLCCRTQAGEIIGGTESKPHSRPYMAYLQIVTWHGKLAACGGFLIRRDFVLTAAHCAGRSITVILGAHNLQKKEDTWQRLEVIKQFPYPKYEHVGLHDIMLLKLKEKANLTLAVGTIPLPSHFTFIHPGIMCWVAGWGQTAVNEPASSILQEVELRLMEPRACSHFSAFNHNLQLCVGNPQSTKSTFKGDSGGPLLCAGVAQGIVSYGLSNAKPPAVFTRISPYRPWIDEVLKGN, encoded by the exons ATGCATCATCCTCCTCtccccctgctgctgctcctcctcctgTGTTGCAGAACCCAGGCTG GGGAGATCATCGGGGGCACAGAGAGCAAGCCACACTCCCGCCCCTACATGGCCTACCTGCAAATTGTCACCTGGCATGGTAAGCTGGCGGCTTGTGGTGGTTTCCTGATAAGAAGGGACTTTGTGCTGACGGCTGCGCACTGTGCAGGAAG GTCTATAACAGTCATCCTCGGAGCTCATAACttacaaaagaaagaagacacGTGGCAGAGGCTTGAAGTCATAAAACAGTTTCCTTACCCAAAATATGAGCATGTTGGTCTCCACGACATCATGTTACTGAAG TTGAAGGAGAAAGCCAACCTGACCCTGGCCGTGGGGACAATCCCCCTTCCATCCCATTTTACCTTCATCCATCCCGGGATAATGTGCTGGGTGGCCGGCTGGGGACAAACAGCTGTGAATGAACCAGCCTCCAGCATTCTGCAAGAGGTGGAGCTGAGACTCATGGAGCCCCGGGCCTGCAGCCACTTCTCTGCTTTTAACCACAATCTCCAGCTGTGTGTGGGCAATCCCCAGAGCACAAAATCTACATTTAAG GGAGACTCGGGGGGCCCTCTTCTGTGTGCTGGGGTGGCCCAGGGCATTGTCTCCTATGGACTGTCCAATGCAAAGCCCCCGGCCGTCTTCACCCGGATCTCCCCTTACCGGCCCTGGATCGATGAGGTCCTGAAAGGGAATTAA